CTAGGGTAACAAGTTATCCCCGCCAGGCAAGTTGAACTTGACGTCCCAACGATCCAGCGGCTACAGTACGGGGGACCAGAGGGCACAGCCACAAGTGCACAAGATAAGCAATGCCAATACCTTAGATCGCATCGCCATCGTCGGGGTCGGCCTGCTGGGCGGCTCGATCGGGCTGGCCCTGCAGGCCCACGGTTTCACCGGGACACGGGTCGGAATCGGCCGTCGGCAGTCCTCGCTCACGAAGGCTCTCGAATACGATGCCGTGGACGAGGTCACGTGCGACGTCGCCGCCGGCGTGGCGGGGGCTCAACTCGTCATCCTGTGTACGCCGATCGGCCGGTTCGAGGGGCTGTTGCGGGAGCTGGCCTCTGCCCTCCCGGCGGGGGCTTGCGTCACCGACGTCGGCAGCACCAAGGGCGAGGTGGTCCGGTGGGCTGAGCAGCTCCTGCCCCGACGCGTCGGATTTGTCGGTTCCCACCCCATGGCCGGTTCCGAGAAGACCGGCGTGGAGTTCGCCCGGGCGGACCTGTTCGATGAGGCCCTCTGCCTGGTCACTCCCACCCGCAGGACACCTTCCGCCAGCGTGCGGTTCATGCTCGGCTTCTGGGAACAGATCGGGGCCCGAACCATGGTCGTGTCCCCCGCTCGGCATGACATGTTGCTCGCTCGCGTGAGCCACCTGCCCCATGCCGTCGCCGCCGCCCTGGTCCAGCTGGCGATGGCTCAGGGAGCGATCGATGTGGCCGGGCCGGGCTTCGCCGATACCACGCGCATCGCTGGGGGTGACCCGGCGATGTGGACCGACATCTTTCGCTCCAATCGACGGGCTGTCCTGAAAGCCGTCGATCTGCTCGTGGCCGAACTGTGCCGATTCCGCGGCTTGCTTGACAAAGACGACCCCAAGGCGATTGACCGATGGCTGGCCCGCAGCCAGCATGCCCGCCAAGCATGGATCGGCCGCCGCTACAACAAGAAGGGATGAGCTCATGACCGCCCCAGTCGGCAACAAGGCCTCGCTCTGGAGAGTCAGCGTATCCGCGCGCAGCGCGGCCAATGACGCTCATGGCGCTGCTGTTCTCCGCGACATCCATGAACTCGGGCTCAAGCATGTCACCCACGTCGCTTCGAGCAGGATTTCGCTGCTCCAGGGACCGATTGGGAAGGACGTCGCCCGACGGGTCGGCGAGCAACTCCTGGCCGATCCCGTCACCGAAGTGTGCGACATCCGCGAGGGCGGCGATGATCGCACCCTGCCGGGCAAGGATTACGAGGCTGCGATCGAGGTTCATCTCAAGGGCGGCGTCATGGACCCGGTGGCCGGTTCGACGCTGGAGGCGATGGCTGACATGGGCATCGAGACAGCGCCGCTGGAGGTCGCCACAGTGCGACTGTACCGACTCAAAGGAGTGGCTTCGGTCAGCGAGGTGGAGGCCATTTCCCGACGGCTGCTTTCAAATGGCTGCATCGAGGATGTCTACCTCACCGGTTTCGGCCGGCATGACCCGCGCCCGGACCATCTGCCCGTTGCGCCCACCCGGGCGTTTGAGCTTCGGCACGTGCCCGTCCGCCAGCTGGATGAGGCGGCCCTGGCTCGACTCGCGCGCGACGCCCACCTGTTTCTCTCGGTCGGCGAGATGAGCACCATCCAAGACTACTACCGCAAGTTGGACCGCGACCCGACGGATCTGGAACTGGAGATGCTCGCTCAGACCTGGAGCGAGCACTGCGTTCACAAGACCC
This sequence is a window from Phycisphaerae bacterium. Protein-coding genes within it:
- a CDS encoding prephenate dehydrogenase: MHKISNANTLDRIAIVGVGLLGGSIGLALQAHGFTGTRVGIGRRQSSLTKALEYDAVDEVTCDVAAGVAGAQLVILCTPIGRFEGLLRELASALPAGACVTDVGSTKGEVVRWAEQLLPRRVGFVGSHPMAGSEKTGVEFARADLFDEALCLVTPTRRTPSASVRFMLGFWEQIGARTMVVSPARHDMLLARVSHLPHAVAAALVQLAMAQGAIDVAGPGFADTTRIAGGDPAMWTDIFRSNRRAVLKAVDLLVAELCRFRGLLDKDDPKAIDRWLARSQHARQAWIGRRYNKKG